Proteins from one Lycium ferocissimum isolate CSIRO_LF1 unplaced genomic scaffold, AGI_CSIRO_Lferr_CH_V1 ctg5043, whole genome shotgun sequence genomic window:
- the LOC132044628 gene encoding LOW QUALITY PROTEIN: putative GEM-like protein 8 (The sequence of the model RefSeq protein was modified relative to this genomic sequence to represent the inferred CDS: inserted 1 base in 1 codon): protein MKNLLTGVPMSAAVCSIERQPKRLLALSSCEDHIPSATSKILSKLKQRKSVIXKMNKLGERMDCLAQGIREHVSLSPKLTETVKGKLSLGAKILQVGGLERIFKQKFSVRDDEKLLKVSQCYLSTTAGPMAGLLFISTDKIAFCSERSIKLLSPTGKLLRIRYKVSIPISKINKAKESENREKPSQKYIQVITEDDFEFWFMGFLNHQKTLGYLQQAISSTSSKLRR from the exons ATGAAGAACTTACTCACAGGTGTTCCCATGAGTGCAGCAGTGTGCTCAATTGAAAGGCAGCCAAAAAGACTACTGGCCTTATCTTCTTGTGAAGACCATATTCCATCTGCAACATCAAAGATCTTGTCTAAATTAAAACAAA GAAAATCTGTGA GTAAGATGAACaaacttggagaaaggatggaTTGTCTTGCGCAAGGCATCCGTGAGCATG TGAGCCTGAGCCCGAAGCTAACAGAAACCGTGAAGGGAAAATTGAGCCTTGGAGCAAAAATTCTTCAAGTAGGAGGGTTGGAGAGAATATTCAAGCAGAAGTTTAGTGTTAGAGATGATGAAAAGCTATTGAAGGTTTCTCAATGCTATTTATCAACTACAGCTGGTCCAATGGCAGGCCTTCTCTTCATCTCTACTGATAAGATTGCTTTCTGCAGTGAAAGATCAATAAAGCTCTTATCTCCAACCGGAAAGTTACTTAGAATTCGTTATAAG GTATCAATCCCAATAAGTAAGATAAACAAAGCAAAAGAGAGTGAAAATAGGGAAAAGCCGTCACAGAAGTATATACAAGTAATTACAGAGGATGATTTTGAGTTCTGGTTTATGGGATTCCTTAATCATCAAAAGACACTGGGATATCTGCAGCAGGCAATTTCAAGTACTTCAAGCAAGCTAAGAAGataa